From Armatimonadota bacterium, the proteins below share one genomic window:
- the nagZ gene encoding beta-N-acetylhexosaminidase codes for MKRLEEMTLEEKVGQKLLFGWQADDAAGPSLSEGYPGAAPEKAATAVNSNALRLLRDWKVGGVILMGRNVESPAQVAALHNAVQAECEIPLFYSTDQEGGHVCRMKKPFTVMPGAMPLGATRDVSLAERAASAVSAELSAIGINLDFAPDADVNNNPDNPIIGVRSFGEDPALVARMVTAQVTGYQSNGTIACAKHFPGHGDTAVDSHLGLAVLPWTMDRLRRVELPPFIAAIEAGVDFVMTAHIIFEAIDSDLPGTLSPKVIDGLLRGELGYKGVVITDCMEMKGIISRYGIGEAAVLAVEAGVDILAACHTPSRQGEIRNALLEAVRRGRIPESRIDESVERILASKAKYDLEARRVVDVDSVMKVVGCVDHRALEHEIARRSVTVVKDEAKRIPLRPGKTLVVGPPDPARALAEEIASARLFQSLDTAPVEHVGIGPAFTNEQLAEVAAKSAGATAIVVLTKHKEPWTQVPQDEAAQAEMIKSMIALDKPVVVAAIRNPYDIRHFPQAPTYLCTYGYTAASLTALAEVLVGAVEPTGRLPVTLPMDGAAPIPAAVEEDTTKWGF; via the coding sequence GTGAAACGCCTGGAAGAAATGACGCTGGAGGAGAAGGTCGGCCAGAAGCTTTTGTTCGGCTGGCAGGCTGATGACGCCGCCGGACCGAGCCTCAGCGAAGGCTATCCCGGCGCCGCGCCGGAGAAGGCCGCCACGGCGGTCAACTCGAACGCGCTGCGTCTCCTACGCGATTGGAAGGTGGGGGGCGTCATCCTGATGGGCCGGAACGTGGAGAGTCCGGCGCAGGTGGCCGCGCTGCACAACGCTGTTCAGGCGGAGTGCGAGATCCCGCTGTTCTACTCCACCGACCAGGAGGGCGGCCACGTGTGCCGCATGAAGAAGCCGTTTACCGTGATGCCGGGCGCCATGCCGCTGGGCGCCACGCGCGACGTTTCGCTGGCGGAACGCGCGGCCTCCGCCGTGAGCGCGGAACTCAGCGCCATCGGCATCAACCTGGATTTCGCGCCCGATGCCGACGTGAACAACAACCCGGACAACCCCATCATCGGCGTCCGCTCCTTCGGCGAGGACCCGGCGCTGGTCGCCCGCATGGTAACCGCGCAGGTGACGGGGTATCAGTCCAACGGGACCATCGCGTGCGCCAAGCATTTCCCGGGCCACGGGGACACTGCGGTTGACAGCCACCTCGGCCTGGCGGTGCTGCCGTGGACGATGGATCGCCTGCGGAGGGTGGAACTGCCCCCGTTCATCGCGGCGATCGAGGCGGGCGTCGATTTCGTGATGACGGCGCACATCATCTTCGAGGCCATCGATTCGGATCTGCCGGGCACCCTGTCGCCGAAGGTGATTGACGGACTCCTGCGCGGTGAACTGGGCTATAAAGGCGTGGTGATCACCGACTGCATGGAGATGAAGGGCATCATCAGCAGATACGGGATCGGGGAAGCCGCTGTGTTGGCGGTTGAAGCCGGCGTGGACATACTGGCTGCCTGCCACACACCGTCCAGGCAGGGTGAAATCCGCAACGCATTGCTTGAGGCAGTGCGGAGAGGCCGGATTCCCGAGTCGCGCATCGACGAAAGCGTGGAGCGAATCCTGGCTTCCAAAGCGAAATACGACCTGGAGGCGCGCCGCGTGGTGGACGTGGATTCCGTGATGAAGGTTGTCGGCTGCGTGGACCATCGCGCCCTTGAACACGAAATCGCGCGCAGGAGCGTCACGGTGGTGAAGGACGAGGCAAAACGCATTCCCCTTCGGCCCGGCAAGACGCTGGTTGTGGGGCCGCCGGACCCGGCGCGTGCGCTGGCGGAGGAGATCGCTTCCGCGCGCCTTTTCCAATCCCTGGACACGGCGCCGGTTGAGCACGTGGGGATCGGCCCCGCTTTCACGAACGAGCAGTTGGCCGAGGTTGCGGCGAAATCAGCCGGAGCGACCGCCATCGTGGTTCTGACCAAGCACAAAGAGCCCTGGACGCAGGTTCCGCAGGACGAAGCCGCTCAGGCGGAGATGATCAAGAGCATGATCGCGCTGGACAAGCCGGTTGTGGTGGCGGCGATCCGCAACCCCTATGACATCCGCCACTTCCCGCAGGCGCCCACGTATCTGTGCACCTACGGCTACACCGCCGCCAGCCTCACGGCGCTCGCCGAGGTTCTTGTCGGCGCCGTGGAACCCACTGGCAGACTGCCGGTCACCCTCCCGATGGACGGCGCGGCGCCGATCCCCGCGGCCGTCGAGGAAGATACGACGAAGTGGGGATTTTGA
- a CDS encoding NAD-dependent epimerase/dehydratase family protein → MSTAGRILVTGATGFVGRAVWPALEEAGYVVRGLSRSADLARARWPDRDWVQGDVATGEGVQRALEDCRAALYLVHGMGRGDADYRERDRLAAADFSASASRAGLSRIIYLGGVAPQGTASEHLASRLEVGEALRSSGIPSLELRASMIIGHGSLSWLIVRDLAARLPFMVLPRWMRHLTQPVAIQDVVVALVRGLSVSIPAGASFDLPGPESLSEKEIVVQTAGALGLRPPIMLEVPVLSPWLSSHWIHVVTRAEWGVAREIVLGLAHDLLARNDAYWTLIGLETRIHFAEAARRAVADERKDGQRDTGFAAWVESGMRRFRGTQRPPNSA, encoded by the coding sequence ATGAGCACCGCCGGCCGAATCCTCGTCACTGGCGCCACGGGATTCGTGGGGCGGGCCGTGTGGCCGGCGCTGGAAGAGGCGGGTTACGTGGTTCGCGGGCTCTCGCGAAGCGCAGACCTCGCCCGCGCGCGGTGGCCGGACCGCGACTGGGTCCAAGGCGACGTGGCTACGGGAGAAGGCGTGCAGCGAGCGCTCGAGGACTGCCGGGCAGCGCTGTATCTGGTGCACGGAATGGGCCGTGGCGACGCGGACTATCGCGAGAGGGACCGGTTGGCTGCCGCGGATTTCAGCGCGTCGGCTTCCCGCGCCGGGCTATCCCGCATCATTTACCTCGGTGGCGTGGCTCCGCAGGGAACCGCGTCCGAACACCTCGCAAGCCGGCTTGAGGTGGGCGAAGCGCTCCGCTCCTCCGGCATACCCAGCCTCGAGTTACGCGCCAGCATGATCATCGGGCACGGCAGTTTGTCCTGGCTGATTGTGCGCGATCTCGCCGCCCGTCTGCCGTTCATGGTGTTGCCGCGCTGGATGCGGCATCTCACACAGCCCGTCGCCATTCAGGATGTCGTCGTAGCTCTTGTGCGAGGGCTGTCCGTGTCCATCCCGGCCGGCGCGAGTTTCGATCTCCCCGGTCCGGAGAGCCTTTCCGAGAAGGAAATCGTCGTCCAGACGGCAGGCGCACTCGGACTTCGGCCCCCGATTATGCTGGAAGTCCCGGTGCTCTCGCCCTGGCTTTCGTCGCACTGGATCCACGTGGTCACAAGGGCCGAATGGGGAGTGGCGCGCGAAATTGTCCTCGGGTTGGCGCACGACCTGCTGGCGCGAAACGACGCCTACTGGACGCTTATCGGGCTCGAAACAAGGATTCACTTCGCGGAGGCGGCACGCCGCGCTGTGGCGGATGAACGAAAAGACGGCCAGCGCGACACGGGATTTGCTGCCTGGGTCGAGTCGGGCATGCGCCGCTTCCGCGGTACCCAGCGACCCCCGAACTCGGCATAG